A stretch of the Rhinoderma darwinii isolate aRhiDar2 chromosome 3, aRhiDar2.hap1, whole genome shotgun sequence genome encodes the following:
- the LOC142750776 gene encoding olfactory receptor 11L1-like, with protein MQENNKTEVTMFFLRGFQVSQGSRLLLFCLFLVVYYLILCGNLLIITLVSMSKNLHTPMYFFISQLSINDILLPTDIVPNMLHLLLNNGGTITFIGCMTQLYFFGGSETFECFLLTVMSYDRYVAICNPLRYTSIMTSDYSVTLAAISWLFGFSIILIYIIKTAKLNFCGSNIIDHLFCDIVPLLELACSDTFVVDLEIYLLSIPIVIIPTTIIVISYTYIISAILRIPSSTSRQKAFSTCSSHLIVVSIFYWTIFSVYVVPTKGLSVTMSKILSLLYTVFTPLVNPIIYSLRNKDIRKAIQETIYKRMFW; from the coding sequence ATGCAGGAAAACAACAAGACGGAGGTCACAATGTTTTTCCTCAGAGGATTTCAAGTCAGTCAAGGTTCAAGACTATTACTATTCTGTCTGTTCCTTGTGGTTTATTACCTGATATTATGTGGGAATCTCCTGATCATCACCCTGGTGTCCATGAGTAAGAACCTCCACACTCCAATGTATTTCTTCATCTCACAACTGTCTATTAATGACATCTTATTACCGACTGACATTGTCCCCAACATGCTCCACCTTCTACTGAATAATGGGGGGACCATTACGTTTATTGGTTGTATGACTCAGTTGTATTTTTTCGGTGGCTCAGAAACATTTGAATGTTTTCTCCTCACAGTGATGTCTtatgacagatatgtggccatctgTAACCCCCTCCGTTACACCTCTATCATGACAAGTGATTATTCTGTGACATTGGCCGCCATCTCTTGGTTGTTTGGATTTTCCATTATTTTGATTTATATCATAAAAACAGCAAAACTAAACTTTTGCGGATCAAATATCATTGACCATTTATTCTGTGACATTGTCCCCTTACTAGAACTCGCCTGTTCTGATACCTTTGTTGTTGATTTAGAGATTTATTTACTCAGCATTCCCATTGTAATAATTCCAACCACAATCATTGTAATATCTTATACTTATATTATTTCAGCAATCTTAAGAATTCCCTCTAGTACGAGTAGacagaaagccttctccacctgtagctcccacctcattgtggtctccatattttactggactatattcagtgtttatgttGTCCCAACAAAAGGTCTATCAGTCACCATGAGTAAGATCCTATCCCTGCTCTACACGGTGTTTACTCCTTTGGtcaaccctataatatacagtctACGGAATAAAGATATTAGAAAAGCCATACAAGAAACTATTTATAAGCGTATGTTCTGGTAA